From Amaranthus tricolor cultivar Red isolate AtriRed21 chromosome 4, ASM2621246v1, whole genome shotgun sequence:
GCATTTAGAACTAGATGAGACACGAAGACAAAATCCTCATCGGGATCAAATGGTTCAACCACTTCAATGTGAACGAGAACTTACCCTAGCCACTCGAATTATTCACTGCAACGCCTAATCAATGCGCTTTGGCAAATCCCTATGttctatatataattttttaaattaaacacAAAGAAAGTCGCAGAATTACACCTAAGCTTGTCTCATTTATTTCACCACTGCAAGTAGCCATAGCGACATCAGTTACACATTAGCGgaaaatctcaaaaaaaatatttacaccTGAAATTTCGATGATTCCCATTTATCCTCGTCCGAGTACCAGAAAGCTTCGTTTACATCAGTTAGTTTTcacttatttcatttttttaataaatagctTGGCGGGGTATTGTGGGGACTAGGGAGAGGCGAGACGGGCAACGATCATGAACTTGCATCGCAAATGCAATACCAACGCTGAAAATAAGCAACTATTTTTCGCGGGACATTGATAGTACAGTCGTACCTTGATTTGCTCTTAAATGAATTCTTGGACTTTCCATGTTTCTGAACATTCTTTTTCAACCGTCTCTCACTCATGTCAGTCTGGAATAGCTCTCGCATCTCTTCTGTTCTTGATGGAGGTTGTGCTGCCTTCTTTCCCATCTTTTTCGGTTTTTTACCAGCATCTTGTGCTTTTTTCCCGGCCTTGATAGCTTTCGCTCTTCGATAAGCTACATCAACAAGTGGTATTCCGCTTTCGTCTTTTTGACCCTTTCTATTGCCCTGTCATCAAACATATCTTTGATTCAAAATATTTCCAAGATCATCATAGATCATTAGCTAAAACTATCCACGCAAATTCAACAAGGGAAGGTTAAaagttatttataattaaattaagaattttgCGACTAACTCACCTCTTCAGATTCATCGGAATCGTTTCCCTCTTCCAACATCTCCCTCTCTGCTTCGAGCTTTCTGCGTTTCTTCCGAGGTAAGTTTTTCTGTTTACAGGCAAGCAGCAACAAAATGATTCAATAAGGCACTTGTATAACTTTATAGAAAACACCAATTGACGCAATTATGAAAGAGAACAATACCTCACGCTCTCGTTTCCTCTTTTCCTTCAATTTCAGGTCTTCTGCTTGTTTAGCACTGACGACAACATTACCAGAATTTCCATCCTTTTCCAAGGATGCCTGTGGAATGTACACAATTAACGCAGGTCAAGTATCAACTAACTTTTAATCTAAATAGCTTCCAACAATAGCagataaaaaagaagaaaatactGTTTAAAACTTAAAACTACACTCAAGCCAGATAATTGCAAAGAAAGGAAATCAGCTTATTTCGTTTATTTTCAGTCAAAAATCATTTCTACGTTAAAATTCAGTATGGCTGGATCATATACCACCAGTGAAATTTCAATGAAACCCACACGGCCACTCCTATTTCCTTGACACTTGTTTAAGTAAGATGACAAAATGCAAGTATCATTCAGAATTTCAGATGTCAAACATTGAATCATTAGTAATCGGATAAATCATCGTAATAGCTCCCATcagcaaataaattaaaaaattctccAAAGATAGTACCTTCATCTTCATCTCGTTTGctattaatttcttttgcttctCTGTTATGAACCATGTCCTCTTAGGTCGCGAAAAAATTTCATCTTTGTGCTCGATCATATTTTCTGCCTAAAATAAGAAACACACATGCTCATGTCAATAACTTAGAATGTTTGAATCCAGAATACCAAAGAAATATAAACTCATTACAATTATGGCACAAGAATAAGGGAAATCAGAAACAACATGCTTTGAAAGCTATGTGCATAATAGAAATTGTTCTGATGTTTGAAGAATTCATAAAGATGAAAAGATCAAACTTTCACAGTGATATGGAGTATTAATTAAAGACAAACTCCCATTGATAAACTAAAAAACCCAAATTGCATACATCTTCACATCAAAGGGGTGTGACAGAGCAGGACTAGTATCACCATACAGAAAGAAAAAAGGGCATACACAACACCTTTGCTGCTTCCATCTCAGCTTTTCTCAAAAGCATCTCCTCTTTCTCTTCTTGAAGAATAGTAGCAACCTGATCTTCCATCTGCTCAATAGTATGCATCCATTTGTTAATCGTCTGTTCAGCAACAATTCTGTTTTTCAACTGCGAACCAGCTTTTTTAGCAATAGCTTTTAATAGAGAACGATCATTATCAGTGACAAATGTGACAGCCGATCCTTCCCGACCAGCTCTTGCAGTACGGCCTACTCGATGCACATAAGTATTAAGATCACGAGGACATGAAAAATTAATGACTGTTTGAATCCCAGTTATATCAAGTCCCCGAGCAGCAACATCTGTCGCAATTAAAAAATCCACTTCCTGTTTTCTGAAATGTTCAAGAGAATCAAGACGTTGTGCTTGTGTAAGCAAGGAATGAATCTCCGCTGCTTTAAGGCCCACTAATCCAAATAAGATTTTCAACCTATGAGCAGCCAACTTTGTTCCGCTAAAGATAATAACTTTGGATGTGAATGTTTTTGAACATAATGCAAGGAGCACTGCCTCCTGATTCGCCTCACGCATTCTCCGTATTCTCACAACTTCCTCTACTAAACCTTTTGGCCGTACAGCAGATGGATCAGCTTGTAAACGCACTGGTTTATTCAAAGAGAGTTTGACAAGGTCATTAACTTCTTCAGTCATTGTGGCAGAAAACAGCAATGTCTGCCTCATTTTGGAACTCATACGAACAAGTTCTTGGATCTCAGCATTAAAACCAAGCTCCAAAAGTCGATCAGCCTCATCAAGAATCAAAACAGCAAGATCATCTAAATCTACAGACATTGAATTACGTAAATGGTCTATCATACGCCCGGGGGTTGCCACAACAACATCTGGCAACGATCTTAACGCAACCTCTTGCACCTGAGTTCATTCATGATGCCATAATCAGTTTGAGAATGAAAGATATAGTCAAGAAGAAGATCAATACAAACTCTCCCAAAATCTGAAACACCTAAAGCAGTGACAAAATTTTGACGTCCTAAACAGAGGCCTATATGCACATGCAATGGAAGCAGGCTTACACAGTATGCACAGACAGGCAGATTGAGCTAAGACAAATATGATACCCCTAGGCTCTATAAGACTATGGGAAAATTGGTTGGAAGGAAacatttttctaaaatattgtTTCTTTATTTTCCGTTGTTTGGTTTGACAAGGGAATCATAATGGAAAACTTGGATGGAAAAGAGTTTACCATCACTTTGCAAACATTTTCCTCCACAATTTATAATGAAATCAATTCTCCTCCACCACTTATAAATTCTCTCCCCAACACCTCAAGAGTTTCATCAACCCaaacaaatgaaaattaaaaacacttttcatttttccattgaaaaatagatatttttcaCCAAACCAAACACCACCTAAAACCATAATCAAATCAATCCAACCACAGAGAGTGAACTCAGCACAGAAAAAATGACATGGAAAGCAACTTTGCAATAAAGAATAACAATGaagtaaaaaaaaccaataagACAATGCCATAACCTTAGTTGATAGCCCACCAACAATCAGACAGCATTTTATGTCAGTAAACTGAGCGAGTTTTTCTATCATACTGTGTACCCTGAAAAACACGAGACAGCAAGTGTACTTTTGTGAGAAATACGAAAATATGATACAGTTTTAGACTAAGTTTGGGAACATACACGTAATCATATTGCTCATGGTGATAACACCTAATCAAACCATACCCATAAAGGCGTGCAGCCAAGGTTCCTCGGCTCAAGATGCAAAGCAAGATACGACAATAAAAAACACGACAAGTCCATTATTTGGTACCTTGCAAAATAGCAATGTGGGTCTTTACTAACGAACAAGAGTTGAAACTCTTAGTCAATTATTCCAAGATCTTCCATAATTGAGTACAAATGAACTTTTTAGCCTTTGGCACATCACAAAATATTTTCGGAGGTTCCTTATTTTGGAGACAAAGTCGTTCACTCGTTCttataaaattttacaataCATTATTCCGGGCGTAATCCATCAAGAAATCAATGGGGCAACCCATAATTTAATCAATTATAAAGCACCAACGACAATAAAAGTTTGAAGCTTGGACTATAAAATACGATTACTCCAAATGGAATATATTCCAAACGGAAAATACTTTGTATTAAATTTGGcgatttttccaaaaataaaagaTCATGAATGAATGAACAATTGCAAAACCAAGTCCgcacaaattttttttctaactcTTAAGATCATTTACAAACCTCTGCTTCAACGACCCAAGCATAACTTAGTGAAGAGGCAAT
This genomic window contains:
- the LOC130810521 gene encoding DEAD-box ATP-dependent RNA helicase 28 produces the protein MVSNFVFEAPSDEEYDPEPHDDQKTVAAWDFAAYSEAAAEEHSRRNTTSVDYKIQKLRQKTAVPLTNPIDSDSESEVSDPEPTQENSKAEEGDDDENDVADSKKPFFASVEGVEFHAKSFFELNLSRPLIRACEALGYSKPTAIQAACIPLAMAGRDICASAITGSGKTAAFSLPTLERLLYRPKRVPAIRVLILTPTRELAVQVHSMIEKLAQFTDIKCCLIVGGLSTKVQEVALRSLPDVVVATPGRMIDHLRNSMSVDLDDLAVLILDEADRLLELGFNAEIQELVRMSSKMRQTLLFSATMTEEVNDLVKLSLNKPVRLQADPSAVRPKGLVEEVVRIRRMREANQEAVLLALCSKTFTSKVIIFSGTKLAAHRLKILFGLVGLKAAEIHSLLTQAQRLDSLEHFRKQEVDFLIATDVAARGLDITGIQTVINFSCPRDLNTYVHRVGRTARAGREGSAVTFVTDNDRSLLKAIAKKAGSQLKNRIVAEQTINKWMHTIEQMEDQVATILQEEKEEMLLRKAEMEAAKAENMIEHKDEIFSRPKRTWFITEKQKKLIANEMKMKASLEKDGNSGNVVVSAKQAEDLKLKEKRKREREKNLPRKKRRKLEAEREMLEEGNDSDESEEGNRKGQKDESGIPLVDVAYRRAKAIKAGKKAQDAGKKPKKMGKKAAQPPSRTEEMRELFQTDMSERRLKKNVQKHGKSKNSFKSKSRYKRRK